A region of the Carya illinoinensis cultivar Pawnee chromosome 16, C.illinoinensisPawnee_v1, whole genome shotgun sequence genome:
TTTATTATTtctccaaatattcttccaagggAAATTGTGCCTTTGTAGCATGGTAATAATCTCATAAAAAGAGCGTACCGAAAATTTCCCTTTTCTAGAAGGACTCCATACCATCACATCTTCAGTTGTGGCAACAATAGGAGTATTATACTGCAAAAGTTTACAAATTCCACCAAAGCattcacttcccaatcatgtgcatcCCTGGTATGGCTAAGATTCCACTCCTGTGAAACTTGATTGATTACCCTCAAATCAGCCACCGTAGCTTCTTTTTCTCATGCAATACTAAAAATTGTAGGATAAGCATCCTTTAAAGCTGTGTCTCCCACCCACATATCCACCAAAAACTGATCCTCCTACCATCCCCCAAACACAACCAGGTATTACTAATAAAAGAGCCCCACCCCTTCCTTGTATACTTCCATAGCCCCACTCCATATGTCTCCCTACCCTCtttagaacaccaacccccTCATTCACTACCATACTTCATGTCAATCACCCCTTTCCATAAGGCTTCCCTCTCATAATTGTAacgccacaaccatttacccaacAAAGCCTTATTAAAAGCCCTCACATTCCGAACCCCAAAGCCACCATCCCTCAAAGTAGAACATACCTTATCCCAccccaccaaatgaaacttaaaCTCATATCCTATACCACTCCATAAAAAATCTCGTTGAAGTTTCTCCATCCTCATTGCAATGCTAACAGGAAGGGGAAATAAGGATAAGTAGTATGTGGGAAGATTGGATAAAGTACTTTTGATAAGTGTGATCCGgccccttttgataaatacaccCTTTTCCACCTAGCCTACCTACGCTCGAATTTTTCCAGTACCCCCTCCCAAATTGACTTAGATTTGGGAGGGGGTCCAATTTGTATGCATATTTACTAGGGACTTCCATACCTTCTTTCAACAACCGCTATAGTACATGGTGTTTTGGAAAGTCGTCAATTTTTGTGAAGCAGGTGTTCCTCTTAAATTATTCTCATtcctaaaaagtaaaattagttaaataactttTATTATCTTGGTACTGCTGCTTGAATTTGTTAgtttattcatatttatataaatacatttacTACTTCAGCAGCTCAGTATTAATCCCATTCCAGCATCTAGTTTCCCCAACATTAGCAACAAAGTAAAAGTTCTGCAAATTTTACTACCAAAGGTCTCCTCTGAGAACATTGCAGAGACCCAGGGATTAAAAAGAGATCACATAACATTCCGAAACttcaagagaaagaaaaggctCGTCGGAAAGAAACAGTTATTTAGTAACAAACCTGCCCTGCTGAAAGTGATTGCCAATATATGGGTAGTCCACATCTCTCAACCGTCCCTTGGTAATGCTTTCCATAGTTTGGAATAAAAGAGGTTGGTGCTGGGTGTACACATTCTCGACCCCCTACAGCAGAGGCAAAATGATTTATAAGCATCCGACCACATTCACAAGTGGGGGAAGTAAAGTTTTTTGTGACAAACCTTCAGTCCACGAGCCATGTTACGAGCAATATTCAGAAGATCCCGATTCCCGTAAAGATCCCCAGTTCGTTTATCAACACCTGCTTGCTTCAAGAGGAACTGGACAAGCTGTAAAACAATGATAACCAACTTGTCAAAACTGTGAACTTCTAGCCATTAGCAAGGAAAACAAGTTTACAACATATTTTCTGTTCTACTACAGATTCTAAGTATGTAGAAAAGATAGTTTATTTTACCCCAGGCTTGTACTTGGGAGACCGAGAAGCCAGTTTGTTGAAAAGCTGCATCAATTGAACAGGGCTTTCCTTCTCATAGCGCAAAGCATACAACATCACCAATCGCAGACAGTCGATATCAGATATGCTTTCATTGTTTAAAAGATTAGTCACTGCCTGCACAGAAGTTGAACAAGTTGTTTGAAACAGTAACTTGAAAAGCACATAAAATAATACCCGTACAAATGAAATTTCCAAAGACGTTATAATTTAGTAACATGGAAAAGTAAGTTAAAATCAAATGGTAACATATCATTGCATAACTCCTTTAATACGTATGATAGATAGGGTTAATTCCATAGAAATGCTTTCATATACTTCCAATCACCGAGAAAAGTTCAAATGAGTAAGCTAAGGTGAATCTGGTCCTTGCGCTTGTTTCAAGATCATGTACCATTAATCAAATCAGCAACATATTACAACTGGTTGTGTTGGGATTACAAATGAGGAATCTGTATTAAGGTATGTTTagtaaatttaagaaaatgtaTGTCTTCTTTGGAACATGGATTGACACAAAGTCTACTGAACTACCTCAAAAGCTGCCACTTGGCCACCATTGCAAGCCAAATCCTGTTCTGTTTGCGAAACTAACATAAGTTTGTGCTCTTCAACGATCTTGCTCATTTCTGTGACCAAAGTCACATGCTTTGAAACATTACCATGCATTTTTTTGTACTCGGGGTAGTTGTCAACAAATTTGGCCATGTCTTCTGCAGaaattcaaaacattgaaaTAACCAAATATTGTGCCCCAAGCCACCGCATCTAACAGTAATTTATTAATACAATATCTTGTGAATTTGCATAAAGCCTCATATGAACCTATTGTCTGGATTTTCTGGTTACTCTTTGCAATCTGCTGAAATTCATCCACCAACCGCTTGATATTCAATCCAATATCTCCAAAATTCTCATACATGTTAGCTTTGAAAAAGGCATCTTGTTCTGATGACAACACAACCTCCTATAAGAATAAATCGGACAAAGATCCTTATCTCAGCAATGcaagacataaaattaaataCGTGGACCACAAAAGGAAAATGCAACTCAACCTGTTGATCCTTTGGGATTTTTCCAATGCTTCTCAAATCCACCTTGTTGTCTTGAATACCTATCAATTCATGAACCATTGCCTATGGAACATCATGCAGCAAACAAGTTGCACATGCGTTGAAATTCCATGTTAAAAGGGGCAGttattataaaaatcataaaagtgTAGTCAGAAGCAGAAATACCTGATACGTCCACTGATTCAGCAACGGGGTCACAGGATCATCCCTCCTATCAATTATCAGCAACAATGGAGAAATGTCTGTTCGCCTGAAGTCAAAAAGCCCACTTTCCTGCTGGTACATCAGTTTCTGTAACAGCCCATAAGTGTATATAAATTAGGATACTAATTTTGAAACAGAATGTGCAAAATTCATAATCAGCTTATATATAACTTCTTCTGGTTCACTTTACTTACTGTCGTTTCCTGTGCTATCCTCTTAGCAATATCAGAGGTCCTTTGATATCGAATAAAAGGTCTTCTTTTTAATGCCAAAAAAATAGCTGCAATACCATCAACAACTCGGTCACAGAAGTTCTGCAAATTTGAAGGATCTACAACTGCTGGGAGCATATAAAGGTGATTTGATGGCACATTCAAAGAGAAATGGAAAGGATCACTTGCTACAAAGTCCGCATAGAATTCCTGCAAAGcccaagaaaatcattatatcTTAGGTAGAATCTAATCTGAGGTAACATTACCACTGGGTCAAACGATTGAACATCTACTCATGCATCAGAGCATAAATTAGACAGGTGAAGTGAACAAATAACCATGCAGTGACTAAGTTCAAACCAATGCCAATGCCAATGTCAATGCCATATATACAAGCCCATGAAAATGACGTCCAAATTATATGATAAGCTTGCCCTAGAACTTTTATTTTCACCTATTCTTCCTGTTTGCTTGAATGCAACTATGACAGTTtcctaatt
Encoded here:
- the LOC122299801 gene encoding vacuolar protein sorting-associated protein 45 homolog isoform X2, which translates into the protein MVLVSAVRDYINRMLQDISGMKVLILDSQTVSIVSVAYSQSELLQKEVFLVELVDSISKSKESMSHLKAIFFLRPTSENIHHLRRQLASPRFGEYHLFFSNMLKDTQIHILADSDEHEVVQQVQEFYADFVASDPFHFSLNVPSNHLYMLPAVVDPSNLQNFCDRVVDGIAAIFLALKRRPFIRYQRTSDIAKRIAQETTKLMYQQESGLFDFRRTDISPLLLIIDRRDDPVTPLLNQWTYQAMVHELIGIQDNKVDLRSIGKIPKDQQEVVLSSEQDAFFKANMYENFGDIGLNIKRLVDEFQQIAKSNQKIQTIEDMAKFVDNYPEYKKMHGNVSKHVTLVTEMSKIVEEHKLMLVSQTEQDLACNGGQVAAFEAVTNLLNNESISDIDCLRLVMLYALRYEKESPVQLMQLFNKLASRSPKYKPGLVQFLLKQAGVDKRTGDLYGNRDLLNIARNMARGLKGVENVYTQHQPLLFQTMESITKGRLRDVDYPYIGNHFQQGRLQEVVIFIVGGTTYEESRSVALQNASNSGIRFILGGSVVLNSKRFLKDLEEAQRIARSSPAVV
- the LOC122299801 gene encoding vacuolar protein sorting-associated protein 45 homolog isoform X1: MVLVSAVRDYINRMLQDISGMKVLILDSQTVSIVSVAYSQSELLQKEVFLVELVDSISKSKESMSHLKAIFFLRPTSENIHHLRRQLASPRFGEYHLFFSNMLKDTQIHILADSDEHEVVQQVQEFYADFVASDPFHFSLNVPSNHLYMLPAVVDPSNLQNFCDRVVDGIAAIFLALKRRPFIRYQRTSDIAKRIAQETTKLMYQQESGLFDFRRTDISPLLLIIDRRDDPVTPLLNQWTYQAMVHELIGIQDNKVDLRSIGKIPKDQQEVVLSSEQDAFFKANMYENFGDIGLNIKRLVDEFQQIAKSNQKIQTIEDMAKFVDNYPEYKKMHGNVSKHVTLVTEMSKIVEEHKLMLVSQTEQDLACNGGQVAAFEAVTNLLNNESISDIDCLRLVMLYALRYEKESPVQLMQLFNKLASRSPKYKPGLVQFLLKQAGVDKRTGDLYGNRDLLNIARNMARGLKGVENVYTQHQPLLFQTMESITKGRLRDVDYPYIGNHFQQGSRLQEVVIFIVGGTTYEESRSVALQNASNSGIRFILGGSVVLNSKRFLKDLEEAQRIARSSPAVV